The Streptomyces sp. NBC_00344 genome includes a window with the following:
- the glpX gene encoding class II fructose-bisphosphatase, whose product MTEHHLPSPLEVSPEAPDRNLALELVRVTEAAAMAAGRWVGRGDKIGADGAAVNAMRTLVSTVSMNGIVVIGEGEKDEAPMLFNGEHIGDGTGAEVDIAVDPIDGTTLNAKGMPNAIAVLAAADRGSMFDPSAVFYMDKLVTGPEAADFVDINAPVSVNIRRVAKAKHSSPEDVTVVILDRPRHEGIVKEIRETGARIKFISDGDVAGSIMAVREGTGVDLLMGIGGTPEGIISACAIKCLGGTIQGKLWPKDDAERQRAIDAGHDLDRVLSTTDLVSGDNVFFVATGITDGELLRGVRYRAETATTQSLVMRSKSGTIRQIDSTHRLSKLRAYSAVDFDRAK is encoded by the coding sequence ACCTCGCCCTGGAACTCGTCCGGGTGACCGAGGCCGCCGCTATGGCCGCAGGCCGCTGGGTGGGACGCGGTGACAAGATCGGCGCGGACGGCGCCGCGGTCAACGCGATGCGCACGCTCGTCTCCACCGTCTCGATGAACGGCATCGTCGTCATCGGCGAGGGCGAGAAGGACGAAGCCCCGATGCTCTTCAACGGGGAGCACATCGGTGACGGCACCGGCGCCGAGGTCGACATCGCCGTCGACCCGATCGACGGCACCACGCTCAACGCCAAGGGCATGCCCAACGCCATCGCCGTACTGGCGGCGGCCGACCGAGGCTCCATGTTCGACCCGTCCGCGGTCTTCTACATGGACAAACTGGTCACCGGACCGGAGGCCGCCGACTTCGTCGACATCAACGCCCCGGTCTCCGTCAACATCCGGCGGGTCGCCAAGGCGAAGCACTCCTCGCCCGAGGACGTGACGGTCGTCATCCTCGACCGCCCCCGTCACGAGGGCATCGTCAAGGAGATCCGGGAGACCGGCGCACGGATCAAGTTCATCTCCGACGGCGATGTGGCCGGCTCCATCATGGCCGTCCGGGAAGGCACCGGCGTCGATCTGCTGATGGGCATCGGCGGTACGCCCGAGGGCATCATCAGCGCCTGCGCGATCAAGTGCCTCGGCGGCACCATCCAGGGCAAGCTCTGGCCGAAGGACGACGCTGAGCGGCAGCGCGCGATCGACGCGGGCCACGACCTGGACCGGGTGCTCTCCACGACCGATCTGGTCAGCGGCGACAACGTGTTCTTCGTCGCCACCGGCATCACCGACGGCGAGCTGCTGCGCGGTGTGCGCTACCGGGCCGAGACCGCGACGACGCAGTCCCTCGTCATGCGTTCCAAGTCCGGCACGATCCGTCAGATCGACTCGACGCACCGCCTTTCGAAGCTGCGCGCCTACAGCGCGGTGGACTTCGACCGCGCCAAGTAG
- a CDS encoding WhiB family transcriptional regulator — protein MLHPPHQSLQVAAVPAQRGPREDEAGPWHSEAVCRRDEAGLFFAPSKEPTAARLAREEAAKRVCARCPVMVECREHALLQPEPYGVWGGLTAAERRVVLARRRRREAELRSAVPDPMAQAG, from the coding sequence GTGCTGCATCCGCCGCATCAGTCCTTGCAGGTAGCTGCCGTTCCGGCGCAGCGCGGTCCTCGGGAGGACGAGGCAGGGCCTTGGCATTCTGAGGCGGTGTGCCGCCGGGACGAGGCGGGACTCTTCTTCGCCCCCTCGAAGGAGCCGACCGCCGCTCGGCTCGCCCGTGAGGAGGCCGCGAAGCGGGTCTGCGCCCGCTGTCCGGTGATGGTCGAATGCCGGGAGCACGCACTGCTGCAGCCCGAGCCCTACGGCGTGTGGGGCGGGCTGACCGCGGCCGAGCGCCGAGTGGTGCTCGCCCGGCGCAGGCGGCGCGAGGCCGAGCTCAGGAGCGCGGTCCCGGATCCGATGGCCCAGGCGGGCTGA
- a CDS encoding DUF1707 SHOCT-like domain-containing protein: MDLEKHPQQPPPPVGIRASDADRDRIADILRDALAEGRLDSDEHAERIESVYRAKTLAELEPLVQDLPAAGARREPAAGVYAPAADDPDTPVTAENLVAIFSSSTRKGRWRIGRRTNAFSLFGSVEIDLTEALFEQRLTVINATAIFGSVDIRVPENITLRGSGTGIFGTFGVVTLESENPQAPVVVVNGSAVFGSIEARPKRGKLIADLHDRIQDKLRKHLS, from the coding sequence GTGGACCTCGAAAAGCACCCCCAGCAACCGCCGCCGCCCGTCGGTATCCGCGCTTCCGACGCCGACCGCGACCGGATCGCGGACATCCTCAGGGATGCCCTGGCCGAGGGCCGCCTGGACTCCGACGAGCATGCGGAGCGGATCGAGTCGGTCTACCGGGCCAAGACCCTCGCCGAGCTGGAGCCGCTGGTCCAGGACCTGCCGGCGGCCGGTGCCCGCCGGGAGCCCGCGGCGGGCGTGTACGCACCGGCCGCGGACGACCCGGACACCCCGGTGACGGCTGAGAACCTGGTGGCGATCTTCTCCAGTTCCACGCGCAAGGGCCGGTGGCGGATCGGCCGGAGGACCAACGCGTTCTCGCTCTTCGGCAGCGTGGAGATCGATCTCACCGAGGCGCTGTTCGAGCAGCGGCTCACGGTCATCAACGCCACCGCGATCTTCGGCAGCGTCGACATCCGTGTCCCCGAGAACATCACGCTCCGCGGCAGCGGCACCGGAATCTTCGGTACGTTCGGGGTGGTCACGCTGGAGTCGGAGAATCCGCAGGCGCCGGTCGTCGTGGTCAACGGAAGCGCGGTGTTCGGCAGCATCGAGGCCAGGCCGAAGCGCGGGAAGCTGATCGCCGACCTCCACGACCGCATCCAGGACAAGCTGCGCAAACACCTGTCCTGA
- a CDS encoding fumarate hydratase: protein MPEFAYSDLLPVGADTTPYRLVTAEGVSTFEADGRTFLKVEPEALRTLAAEAMHDISHYLRPAHLTQLRKIVDDPEASSNDKFVALDLLKNANIAAAGVLPMCQDTGTAIVMGKRGQNVLTSGGDEEALSHGIFDAYTKLNLRYSQMAPLTMWEEKNTGSNLPAQIELYATDGGAYKFLFMAKGGGSANKSFLYQETKAVLNEASMMKFLEEKIRSLGTAACPPYHLAITVGGTSAEFALKTAKYASAHYLDELPTEGSPTGHGFRDTDLEQKVFELTQKIGIGAQFGGKYFCHDVRVVRLPRHGASLPVAIAVSCSADRQAVAKITAEGVFLEQLETDPARFLPDTTDAHLDAGGDVVEIDLNRPMDDVLAELTKYPVKTRLSLTGPLVVARDIAHAKIKERLDAGEEMPQYLKDHPVYYAGPAKTPEGYASGSFGPTTAGRMDSYVAQFQASGGSKVMLAKGNRSQQVTDACGAHGGFYLGSIGGPAARLAQDCIKKVEVLEYEELGMEAVWKIEVEDFPAFIVVDDKGNDFFQAPAESPTILNIPVRAPGQA, encoded by the coding sequence ATGCCAGAGTTTGCGTACTCCGATCTGCTCCCTGTGGGAGCGGACACCACGCCGTACCGGCTGGTGACAGCCGAGGGCGTCTCCACCTTCGAGGCCGACGGGCGTACGTTCCTCAAGGTCGAGCCCGAGGCGCTGCGCACGCTCGCCGCCGAGGCCATGCACGACATCTCGCACTACCTGCGTCCGGCCCACCTCACCCAGCTGCGGAAGATCGTCGACGACCCCGAGGCGTCGTCGAACGACAAGTTCGTCGCGCTGGACCTGCTGAAGAACGCCAACATCGCGGCCGCCGGTGTGCTCCCCATGTGCCAGGACACCGGCACGGCGATCGTCATGGGCAAGCGCGGCCAGAACGTGCTCACGTCGGGCGGCGACGAGGAGGCCCTGTCGCACGGCATCTTCGACGCGTACACCAAGCTCAATCTGCGCTACTCGCAGATGGCTCCGCTCACCATGTGGGAGGAGAAGAACACCGGCTCGAACCTGCCCGCGCAGATCGAGCTGTACGCCACCGACGGCGGCGCGTACAAGTTCCTCTTCATGGCCAAGGGCGGCGGCTCGGCCAACAAGTCGTTCCTCTACCAGGAGACCAAGGCCGTCCTCAACGAGGCGTCCATGATGAAGTTCCTCGAGGAGAAGATCCGTTCGCTCGGCACGGCCGCGTGCCCGCCTTATCACCTGGCCATCACGGTGGGCGGCACCTCGGCCGAGTTCGCGCTGAAGACCGCGAAGTACGCCTCCGCGCACTACCTCGACGAGCTTCCGACCGAAGGTTCCCCGACCGGGCACGGCTTCCGCGACACGGATCTCGAGCAGAAGGTCTTCGAACTGACACAGAAGATCGGCATCGGCGCGCAGTTCGGCGGCAAGTACTTCTGCCACGACGTGCGGGTGGTCCGGCTGCCGCGGCACGGCGCGTCGCTGCCCGTCGCCATCGCCGTCTCCTGCTCGGCCGACCGCCAGGCCGTCGCGAAGATCACCGCGGAGGGTGTCTTCCTCGAACAGCTGGAGACCGACCCGGCGCGCTTCCTCCCCGACACCACCGACGCGCATCTGGACGCCGGGGGCGACGTCGTCGAGATCGACCTCAACCGCCCGATGGACGACGTTCTCGCCGAGCTGACCAAGTACCCGGTCAAGACCCGTCTCTCGCTCACCGGCCCCCTGGTCGTGGCCCGCGACATCGCCCACGCCAAGATCAAGGAGCGGCTGGACGCAGGCGAGGAGATGCCGCAGTACCTGAAGGACCACCCGGTCTACTACGCGGGCCCGGCCAAGACCCCGGAGGGTTACGCCTCGGGTTCGTTCGGCCCGACCACCGCAGGGCGGATGGACTCCTACGTGGCGCAGTTCCAGGCCTCGGGCGGCTCCAAGGTGATGCTGGCCAAGGGCAACCGCTCGCAGCAGGTCACCGATGCCTGCGGTGCGCACGGCGGCTTCTACCTCGGCTCGATCGGCGGCCCCGCCGCCCGTCTCGCCCAGGACTGCATCAAGAAGGTCGAGGTGCTGGAGTACGAGGAGCTCGGCATGGAGGCCGTCTGGAAGATCGAGGTGGAGGACTTCCCCGCGTTCATCGTCGTCGACGACAAGGGCAACGACTTCTTCCAGGCCCCGGCCGAGTCGCCGACCATCCTGAACATCCCGGTACGCGCGCCCGGCCAGGCATAG
- a CDS encoding class II fumarate hydratase — protein MTERYRTEHDSMGEVRVPADAKWRAQTQRAVENFPVSGQRLERAHIEALARIKAAAAKVNAELGVIDKDIAQAVQEAAGEVADGRWDAEFPVDVFQTGSGTSSNMNMNEVVATLATERLGRDVHPNDHVNASQSSNDVFPSSIHIAATAAVTADLIPALDHLAASLERKAEEFAGVVKSGRTHLMDATPVTLGQEFGGYAAQIRYGVERLRASLPRLAELPLGGTAVGTGINTPPGFSAAVIEEVARATGLPLTEARNHFEAQSARDGIVETSGQLRTIGAGLTKISNDLRWMASGPRTGLAEISLPDLQPGSSIMPGKVNPVIPEAVLMVAAQVTGNDATVAAAGAAGNFELNVMLPVIAKNVLESVRLLANVSRLLADRTVDGIIAHVERAREYAESSPSVVTPLNKYIGYEEAAKVAKRAIAERKTIREAVVEGGYVARGDLTEAQLDAALDVLGMTRP, from the coding sequence ATGACTGAGCGGTACCGGACCGAGCACGACTCCATGGGCGAGGTGCGCGTCCCGGCGGACGCCAAGTGGCGTGCCCAGACGCAGCGCGCGGTGGAGAACTTCCCCGTCTCCGGCCAGCGGCTGGAGCGGGCACACATCGAGGCACTGGCCCGGATCAAGGCCGCGGCCGCCAAGGTCAACGCCGAGCTCGGGGTCATCGACAAGGACATCGCGCAGGCGGTCCAGGAGGCGGCCGGCGAGGTCGCGGACGGCCGCTGGGACGCGGAGTTCCCCGTCGACGTGTTCCAGACCGGGTCAGGCACGTCCTCCAACATGAACATGAACGAGGTCGTCGCCACTCTCGCCACCGAGCGGCTCGGCCGCGACGTGCACCCCAACGACCATGTCAACGCCTCGCAGTCGTCGAACGACGTCTTCCCTTCGTCGATCCACATCGCGGCGACGGCGGCGGTGACCGCCGATCTCATTCCGGCCCTGGACCATCTCGCGGCCTCACTCGAGCGCAAGGCCGAGGAGTTCGCCGGGGTGGTCAAGTCCGGTCGTACGCACCTGATGGACGCGACACCGGTGACCCTGGGCCAGGAGTTCGGAGGCTACGCCGCACAGATCCGCTACGGCGTCGAAAGGCTCCGGGCCTCCCTCCCCCGCCTCGCCGAACTCCCGCTCGGCGGTACGGCGGTGGGCACCGGGATCAACACCCCGCCGGGCTTCTCGGCCGCGGTCATCGAGGAGGTGGCCCGGGCGACCGGGCTGCCGCTGACCGAGGCCCGTAACCACTTCGAGGCGCAGAGCGCGAGGGACGGCATCGTCGAGACCTCCGGCCAGCTCAGGACCATCGGCGCCGGTCTCACCAAGATTTCCAACGATCTCCGGTGGATGGCGTCCGGCCCCAGGACCGGTCTTGCCGAGATCTCCCTGCCGGATCTGCAGCCGGGTTCCTCGATCATGCCGGGCAAGGTCAATCCGGTGATCCCGGAGGCGGTACTGATGGTGGCCGCTCAGGTCACCGGCAACGACGCGACGGTGGCCGCGGCCGGCGCCGCGGGCAACTTCGAGCTCAATGTGATGCTGCCGGTGATCGCCAAGAACGTGCTGGAGTCGGTGCGCCTGCTCGCGAACGTCTCCCGGCTGCTGGCCGACCGCACGGTCGACGGCATCATCGCCCACGTCGAGCGGGCCCGGGAGTACGCGGAGTCCTCGCCCTCGGTCGTCACGCCGCTGAACAAGTACATCGGGTACGAGGAGGCCGCGAAGGTGGCGAAGCGCGCCATCGCCGAGCGGAAGACGATCCGGGAGGCCGTGGTCGAGGGAGGTTATGTGGCCCGGGGTGACCTCACGGAGGCCCAACTCGACGCGGCGCTCGACGTGCTGGGGATGACCCGGCCGTAG
- the fomD gene encoding cytidylyl-2-hydroxypropylphosphonate hydrolase, giving the protein MTGAGGTHHWTPGDHILWRYRGNASDTLHICRPVTVVQDTADLLAVWVAPGTECVKPALADGTPVHQEPLATRYTKPRTIVREEWWGTGVLKLARPGEPWSVWLWWERGWRFKSWYVNLEEPYLRWSGGIDSEDHFLDISVFPDRSWEWLDEDEFAQAQRVGLMGAAQARRVRRAGRAAVELIEAWGSPFSDGWEDWRPDPAWTVPALPADWDRTPARMPS; this is encoded by the coding sequence ATGACAGGTGCAGGAGGAACACATCACTGGACGCCCGGAGACCATATTCTCTGGCGCTATCGCGGCAACGCGTCCGACACCCTGCACATCTGCCGCCCGGTGACCGTCGTGCAGGACACCGCCGATCTGCTCGCCGTCTGGGTCGCCCCCGGCACCGAGTGCGTGAAGCCGGCCCTCGCCGACGGGACACCCGTGCACCAGGAACCGCTCGCCACCCGGTACACCAAGCCGCGCACCATCGTGCGCGAGGAGTGGTGGGGCACCGGGGTGCTGAAGCTTGCGCGCCCGGGGGAGCCGTGGTCGGTGTGGTTGTGGTGGGAGCGGGGCTGGCGCTTCAAGAGCTGGTACGTGAATCTGGAGGAGCCGTATCTGCGGTGGTCGGGCGGAATCGACTCGGAGGACCATTTCCTCGACATCTCGGTTTTCCCCGACCGCAGTTGGGAGTGGCTCGACGAGGACGAGTTCGCGCAGGCCCAGCGGGTGGGCCTGATGGGCGCCGCGCAGGCGCGGCGGGTGCGGCGGGCCGGCAGGGCCGCGGTCGAGCTCATCGAGGCCTGGGGGTCGCCGTTCTCCGACGGCTGGGAGGACTGGCGGCCGGACCCGGCATGGACCGTGCCCGCACTTCCGGCCGACTGGGACCGCACGCCCGCGCGCATGCCGTCGTGA
- a CDS encoding ATP-binding SpoIIE family protein phosphatase, translating to MTEHTTSHEGRQPTAARPHDHTRPRQQDADVAAAGAIPAPPPTPPASPARSEGDRLRFVGAATRRIARGMDLDEIVLGLCRATVPTFSDAILVFLRDPLPVGDERPAVPFVLRLRRTDRLRLVDEEETDEPLEPLAAELCEVRSGGALAEVLRGVRPVFGDSAAARAALPELLGPDRTVPNGHRTILAPLRGRRRVIGAAVFVRRPDRPAFEANDLLVAAQLATHTALGIDKAMLYGREAYIADELQRTMLPDSLPQPTGVKLASRYLPAAETARVGGDWYDAIPLPGSRVALVVGDVMGHSMTSAAIMGQLRTTAQTLAQLDLPPAEVLHHLDEQAQRLGSDRMATCLYAVYDPVAHRITIANAGHPPPVLLHLGGRAEVLRVPPGAPIGVGGVDFEAVELDAPAGATLLLYTDGLVESRLRDVWTGIEQLRERLATTAGLTGPDHSPPLEALCDDVLDMLGPGDRDDDIALLAARFDGIAPSDVAYWFLDPEEQAPGRARRLVRRALERWGLDDLSDSVELLVSEVVTNAVRYAERPVTLRLLRTDVLRCEVGDDSPQLPRQRRARDTDEGGRGLFLVNRLARRWGATRLSTGKVVWFEIAAPQR from the coding sequence GTGACGGAGCACACCACCTCCCACGAAGGCCGGCAGCCCACCGCTGCAAGGCCGCACGATCACACCCGCCCCCGGCAGCAGGACGCGGATGTGGCGGCCGCAGGTGCCATCCCGGCGCCTCCACCGACACCACCCGCCTCTCCCGCACGCAGCGAGGGCGACAGACTCCGGTTCGTGGGTGCGGCCACCCGCCGTATCGCCCGCGGCATGGACCTCGACGAGATCGTGCTGGGGCTGTGCAGGGCGACCGTCCCGACGTTCTCCGACGCGATACTCGTCTTCCTCCGAGACCCGCTGCCGGTGGGCGACGAGCGGCCGGCCGTGCCGTTCGTGCTGCGGCTGCGCCGTACCGACCGGCTGCGTTTAGTCGACGAGGAAGAGACCGACGAACCGCTGGAGCCACTCGCCGCCGAGCTGTGCGAAGTACGGTCCGGGGGCGCCCTCGCCGAGGTGCTGCGGGGTGTACGCCCGGTCTTCGGGGACTCCGCTGCCGCTCGCGCCGCGCTGCCCGAGCTGCTGGGACCGGACAGGACCGTGCCCAACGGGCACCGTACGATCCTTGCCCCGCTCCGGGGCAGACGCCGGGTGATCGGAGCCGCGGTGTTCGTCCGCCGCCCCGACAGGCCCGCCTTCGAAGCCAACGACCTGCTGGTAGCGGCGCAGTTGGCGACCCACACGGCTCTCGGCATCGACAAGGCCATGCTGTACGGGCGTGAGGCCTATATCGCCGACGAACTACAGCGCACCATGCTGCCCGACTCGCTTCCCCAGCCGACCGGCGTCAAGCTCGCGTCCCGTTATCTGCCCGCCGCCGAGACGGCCCGGGTGGGCGGCGACTGGTACGACGCCATCCCGCTGCCCGGCAGCCGGGTGGCGCTGGTGGTGGGCGATGTGATGGGGCACTCCATGACATCGGCCGCGATCATGGGCCAGCTCCGGACGACGGCCCAGACCCTGGCCCAGCTGGACCTGCCCCCCGCGGAGGTGCTGCACCATCTCGACGAGCAGGCCCAGCGCCTCGGCTCGGACCGGATGGCGACCTGCCTGTACGCCGTGTACGACCCGGTGGCCCACCGGATCACCATCGCCAATGCCGGCCATCCGCCACCGGTGCTGCTGCATCTGGGCGGCCGTGCGGAGGTGCTCCGGGTACCGCCGGGTGCTCCGATCGGCGTGGGCGGCGTGGACTTCGAGGCGGTCGAGCTGGACGCCCCGGCCGGTGCGACCCTGCTGCTCTACACGGACGGTCTCGTGGAGTCCCGGCTGCGTGATGTCTGGACCGGCATCGAGCAGCTGCGGGAGCGGCTCGCCACGACCGCGGGGCTGACCGGGCCCGACCACTCGCCGCCGCTGGAGGCGCTCTGCGACGACGTGCTCGACATGCTCGGCCCCGGTGACAGGGACGACGACATCGCGCTGCTCGCCGCCCGTTTCGACGGGATCGCGCCGAGTGATGTGGCGTACTGGTTCCTGGATCCGGAGGAGCAGGCCCCGGGACGAGCCCGGCGGCTGGTGCGCAGAGCACTGGAGCGCTGGGGCCTGGACGACCTGTCCGACTCGGTGGAGCTGCTGGTCAGTGAGGTGGTGACCAATGCGGTGCGCTACGCCGAGCGCCCGGTGACGCTGCGGTTGCTCCGTACGGACGTCCTGCGGTGCGAGGTGGGCGACGACTCCCCGCAGCTGCCGCGGCAGCGCAGAGCCAGGGACACCGACGAGGGCGGTCGCGGTCTGTTCCTGGTGAACCGGCTGGCCAGACGGTGGGGCGCGACCCGGCTCTCCACCGGCAAGGTGGTCTGGTTCGAGATCGCGGCGCCACAGCGCTGA
- a CDS encoding catalase has protein sequence MSEASKKAPYTTTNTGIPVESDEHSLTVGPDGPILLQDHYNIEKMAQFNRERVPERVVHAKGAGAYGTFEVTNDVSQFTKADLFQPGKRTEMLARFSTVAGELGSPDTWRDPRGFALKFYTEQGNYDMVGNNTPVFFVRDTIKFQDFIRSQKRHPATGLRSNDMQWDFWTLSPESAHQVTWLMGDRGIPKSFRHMNGYSSHTYMWVNAGGERFWVKYHFKTDQGIDYLTQSDADAMAGSDADHHRRDLYESIENGNAPTWSLKVQVMPFEDAPGYRFNPFDLTKVWPHADYPLIDVGRMTLNKNPDNFFIHIEQAAFEPSNMVPGIGPSPDKMLLGRLFSYPDTHRYRIGPNYAQLPPNRPHSPVNSYSKDGPMRYVASNAAMPYAPNSYGGPAADTERFGDPAGWETSGEMVREAYKLHREDDDWGQAGTMVRKVLDDAARARLVDNVSGHLLQGVSAPVLDRAIQYWRNIDKDTGDRIAAKAKPNG, from the coding sequence GTGAGTGAGGCATCCAAGAAGGCCCCGTACACCACGACCAACACCGGCATCCCGGTAGAGAGCGACGAACACTCGCTCACCGTCGGCCCCGACGGTCCGATCCTGCTCCAGGATCACTACAACATCGAGAAGATGGCCCAGTTCAACCGGGAGCGGGTCCCCGAGCGTGTGGTGCACGCCAAGGGCGCGGGTGCGTACGGCACCTTCGAAGTGACGAACGACGTGAGCCAGTTCACCAAGGCCGATCTCTTCCAGCCGGGCAAGCGCACCGAGATGCTGGCCCGCTTCTCGACGGTCGCCGGCGAGCTGGGCTCACCCGACACCTGGCGTGACCCCCGCGGTTTCGCGCTGAAGTTCTACACGGAGCAGGGCAACTACGACATGGTCGGCAACAACACGCCGGTCTTCTTCGTACGCGACACGATCAAGTTCCAGGACTTCATCCGCTCACAGAAGCGCCATCCGGCCACCGGACTGCGCAGCAACGACATGCAGTGGGACTTCTGGACCCTCTCGCCGGAGTCGGCGCATCAGGTGACCTGGCTGATGGGTGACCGGGGCATCCCCAAATCCTTCCGCCACATGAACGGCTACAGCTCGCACACCTATATGTGGGTGAACGCGGGCGGTGAACGTTTCTGGGTCAAATACCACTTCAAGACCGACCAGGGAATCGACTACCTCACGCAGTCCGACGCGGACGCGATGGCGGGTTCGGACGCGGACCATCACCGCAGGGATCTGTACGAGTCGATCGAGAACGGGAACGCGCCGACATGGTCCCTCAAGGTCCAGGTCATGCCGTTCGAGGATGCGCCCGGCTACCGCTTCAACCCGTTCGACCTGACGAAGGTGTGGCCGCACGCGGACTACCCACTGATCGACGTCGGCCGGATGACCCTGAACAAGAATCCGGACAACTTCTTCATCCACATCGAACAGGCCGCTTTCGAGCCGTCGAACATGGTGCCCGGCATCGGCCCCTCCCCGGACAAGATGCTGCTGGGCCGGCTCTTCTCGTACCCGGACACGCACCGCTACCGGATCGGGCCGAACTACGCTCAGCTGCCGCCCAACCGGCCGCACTCCCCGGTGAACTCGTACTCCAAGGACGGTCCGATGCGTTACGTCGCGTCGAACGCCGCCATGCCGTACGCGCCGAACTCCTACGGCGGTCCGGCGGCCGACACGGAACGCTTCGGAGACCCCGCCGGGTGGGAGACGTCCGGCGAGATGGTGCGCGAGGCGTACAAACTGCACCGTGAGGACGACGACTGGGGCCAGGCGGGCACCATGGTGCGCAAGGTGCTGGACGACGCCGCGCGGGCGCGGCTCGTCGACAATGTCTCCGGCCACCTCCTCCAGGGCGTGTCCGCCCCGGTGCTGGACCGGGCGATCCAGTACTGGCGCAACATCGACAAGGACACCGGCGACCGGATCGCGGCCAAGGCCAAGCCGAACGGCTGA